The DNA segment TCGAAGGCCTTTACCCCTTGAGGTGGCTTGGATTCGAAGGCCTTCAGCCCTTGAGGTGGCTTGGATTCAAAGGCCTTTACCCCTTGAGGTGGCTTGGATTCAAAGGCCTTTACCCCTTGAGGTGGCTTGGATTCAAAGGCCTTTATCCATTGAGGTGGTTTGGATTCAAAGGCCTTTGCCTCTTGAGGTGGCTTGCTCTTTTGCTTTGGAGGCAGGTGTTTTGGAGGACATTTATTCACACAATAACTTTTACTTTTTCCTAGAGGGCTTGCTTGGAATCTGTTTGGCTCTTCCTTCTGGTTCTGGCTCTTGCCAGCCACCTGTGGCATCACCTGATCTTTCCTCTCACTAGGGCTTCCACCAGTAGCCTGGGGTATTATCTGCTGAAAAGTGATCATGTCCTCCTGTTTGCAATTTCTGTTATCTTCCCCCAGGGCAGCTGTCTCGTGGGATATCTTTGGATCTTCTTTCTGTTTATAGCTAAGGCTGCTTTCCAGGCCAGGCCTCCTCAGGAGAATCCCTGGATATTTTTTCAGGATGGGGCTAGTTTTATTCACCTGGATAGCTGTTTCCTGGGGAGATACTGAATCTTCTTTGGTGTTATGGTTGATGCTATCTCTTGGGCCAACCACCTTCCTGGGAATCCCTGGATATTTCTTCTGGGTGCAGCTGGGATTGTTCTCCTGGGAAGACATCCCTTGGGGCATTACTGATTCTTCCTTTATGCTGTGGTTACTGTCCACCTCCAGTGCAGCTGTTACCTGGTCCTTCCCTGGATCTTTCTTCTCAGTGGCAGCCATCACCTGGGGTATGACATGACTTTCCTTGTGGTTGTTGCTGCTGTCCCCATGGGGAGGTGTTCCTTGGGGTTTCTGTGGACCTTCTTCTTCACTGTGGCTTACACTGTCTCCCAGGTGACTTACATGCTGGAGGAACTCAGAACATTCATTCTGCCTGTGGCAGACTTGGTCCCAAGCAGAAGTCATTGTTTCCTGGGATCCCAACGTAACCCACAAGCCAGGTGGGCAGATTGCTGCAGGAGCCATCTGAGGTATAACTGCAGTCATGGCTGCTGTTGTTGCTCCCGATTCCATCACTACTGGACATGGTACAGGTGTTGAATATGGTAATCCCAAGGGAAGTTGCGAACTGAGCGGTAGTGGATGTGGCACAGGCATTCGAAGAAAGGGATGCACTGCTTGTACCCAAGGACCTGGAAGTCCTGGCAAATAAGACAAGATTGGTGAGATTGGCATCTGGCCTGCCAAATTGGCTATGCTCTGGGCCTCTCTGGATCCTATCTCTTCCTCAAGGGACCACACTGCTGCCCTACACTGTCGCATTCTAGGTTCAGGTACATCAGCCAATGCAGATCTCTCTGCTTGGAGCAGCCTCCCTCGAAGTACTTCACGCTCGTCCATTGCCTCTTGTAGGGCAGTCTGTGTAGAAACAAGTTGAGCTGCTGCCTGGTCCCTCTCCTCTCGCAACCGCTGTAGTTCAGAGGCTAGAGTCCAGGAAGCTGTCTCACGCTCTCCCACCTGGTCCTGTAACCTCCCAACTCTACGTGTCTGCTGCTCACGCTGCCTGGCAGCCACTCTCACACTCAAAGCCAAAGCGCTCCAGGTACAAGCCCTCTTGAGGGAGCGTGGCACTTTGGGGTCAACAAGAATGGTATGAAGCTGGTCTTCTATCTCATTCCAAGACCGAGAGCGGAAGGTCATATAGAATTCTGGACCCCCTCCATTCATAAGGACTTCATTGTTAATGAATCTGATTACTTCAATATGGCGGAAGCCACTGGAATGGTCCCCAAATTCAACTGCCATGGCTGTTGTAGCTTAGTCAAGTAATACTCTCATAGGCCTCCACTAAGGTCACTAACACAGCTGCCACAGAGGTGACCAAATTGTTACCCCCAACCCCTCCAGCCTCAGTCCTACTTGAGTCCTTGTCGAATCCTTGTTTCCTCCTCTACTtctgtcctcctctctttccttctccagaCAAAAGACAAGCTGATCCTCTCACCAAGCCCTCCATCCTCAACTGTGACTTTGGGGGTAGTTAACCTCACAGGACGAGTCACAAAGGGAAACAATTGAGTCATGCCACAAGGCATGCTGGGAACATCTGTATTCAtccttaaacttcctaaaagaagcgCAGCAAAGTAGATACTGGGTACTGCAGTGAACACAGAAAAGGGTACGTGAAAGAAGGTCGTCCTGAAGACTATAAGCTAGGGGATAAAATGAGGTCTTCAACAACATACCTGTCCCTGATAAGCAAGACAGAATTTCTGGGCTGGgtagtggaggtgggaggagcaaGAGAAACTGGGCTACAGACCTAGATAGGTGAAGTGAAATAGGGTTTCATGGAGATGAAAAGGATTCAATACcgctttttccctttcctttcctttttttcccccttattttgttgttgttgttgctttttttttttttttttttttgtttttttgtttttcgagacagggtttctctgtgtagctttgcgcctttcctggaactcgctttggagaccaggctggcctcgaactcacagagatcctcctggctctgcctccctagtgctgggattaaaggcttgtgccaccaccgcccggctgttgttTTGTTAAACCAAAattgggagaggagagaaggtgCAGATGTGCATTGTCAGAGATGTGAAACAGAGAGCTGGGTTTGCAAAGCAGGCATCAAGAAGACTAGAAATTGCAGTAGTAGTGGGAACCAAACTATTATGTACCTGTACATAAGTAGAATGAGAAGTGAGCAGTTTGGGGACGTTACAAATCCCAAACAAGaggtaaaaatttttaaaggaaatgatgGTGCACACCATTTCACTGACTGAGTAGGTGAGGAAGAGAAAGCCAGGAGGAGGTCATGTGGGAAGACTGAAGACCGAAGGCCACAACAAAAGTGCATGCCCCCATTCAGTGAAAGGGGGACAGGAAATTTCAGAACCTTCCCCTCCATATTAGAATTTTCTGATGTAACATTTGCAGCTAAAGTGAAGATTATTGGATGTCAGGGTCTTCTGGGACCTTTTGTGTGCTACTATAAACTGTAGGCAAGagcatttctatttttttgagTGGAAGGATGGAGACACTCTTCGTTCAACTCTTGTATAGTTCATACGTCAGTCCctttcacagacacacaaaaaagaatCTTCTGTTTTCCCATTTCATACTAATTTCTTCACCTGTTATTTTTATACCAGgctttcccatttctttcttgaGCTCAAACCAGACATAATATCTCTACTGACATATCTTTCAGTCTTTTTCCTTACACCACCTTCTTTCCCAATATCATTTGATCATATTTAAGTTTCTCCCATACTGCATAATAATCTAGGGGTTCATTTTCTGTTCCTTAATTTCCACCTATATGactaaagaaaatatcaaaagggTAATATTAGTGTCTCTCCCTGAACAATAATCAAATTCTTCCAATGTGACCTTTCTAtctgttttttttcctagacTGTTTCTATCTGTAACAttgataaagagaaagaaaaaaaaaagactaaaaatgaGCTAccagaaaaaatgaaaatcaatagaTTCTACCACTCACTTATTAAAATCAATGTTCCCCGCTTTTTTCTAAAGCACAGACTCTATTAATTAAAATAAGGGTCATTTGAGCAAATTATTTGATTACTGGACAACTACTAAGTAACTATTAGTCagataatatatattctgtgcatACTTTAGACAAAGGAATGCAGTAGAATGCAGCAGAGTGGGGTGAGATTTCATCATATTGTTcagaacaaaatgtaaatttaatcTTACATTTACAAATTCCCACTTAATATTTTCAGACCATAGGATACTGAAGGAAGTGAAActatggagagaaatagaatatTGTAAAAGTAATTATCATTTTCATATCACCTTGTAACTACCAAGGAAGCCTGTTTTTGGAAACTGGAATTTAAGCTGAGATTTAAACGATGTATAAGATTTACATAAAGAAGTTGAGGAGGAAAGCAAATCTAAAGTTGGTAAATTGGTGTTTTTATGTTATTTGCCAAGTGGCTTTTTGAGCAAAATCTGCAATTGGTGATACTGTTCTGTCATATCCAGTTAAATCATTGTACTCCATTTATAGGACAAATATTTCTTTCGTTTTCATACCACTATGTTTTTAGAAGCTTGAATCTGGTCTCCCACCTACCTGCCTTGTGTATTCCAGCTATTTCCATGGATGCTCTTTGCTAGAGATACAAATCTGATACCACCAGGAAGGAACCATGTGTGTACTAGTATTTGTGATATTTTCAGGATCTACATGCCTTCTGGCTATTGAAGGCATCATCTGCTTCTGATCAGAAACAAAacatattttgtatatgaaaGCAGAAACAAGAGTCTGCTTTACAAGTGGAATTAGTCTGTAGCATGGAATGTTTAGAAATACGAAGACCAATATTAAAGGAAATATAGAGTAATATTAAAAACATCATACAAATTTTTTGTATGTTGgccatgaaaatataaaaataaattgaatatatttaatatgaCCCTCCAATACTACTAATGTAATGTAGTTATCTGTGAAAatgaacatgtatgtatgtcttaCCAAAGTAAAGACACTTTACTGATTCTACCAGTTTTGAATAACTATTATGAGAACCATTAGTGTGTTGCCAGACATATTAAAAGGCAGGTGTAAGAGGTACAGTTCCCATCTCTTATTATGTATTAGTTATGCAAAACTgttgaaattataaattataaatagtaGCATTTGCAGATTGTCAAAAAATGTCAAAttacattgtatatttctggtgACATTATGCTAAATAACTATCATGATAGTCTACTTGAAGA comes from the Peromyscus maniculatus bairdii isolate BWxNUB_F1_BW_parent chromosome X, HU_Pman_BW_mat_3.1, whole genome shotgun sequence genome and includes:
- the LOC102903615 gene encoding testis-expressed protein 13C-1, with product MAVEFGDHSSGFRHIEVIRFINNEVLMNGGGPEFYMTFRSRSWNEIEDQLHTILVDPKVPRSLKRACTWSALALSVRVAARQREQQTRRVGRLQDQVGERETASWTLASELQRLREERDQAAAQLVSTQTALQEAMDEREVLRGRLLQAERSALADVPEPRMRQCRAAVWSLEEEIGSREAQSIANLAGQMPISPILSYLPGLPGPWVQAVHPFLRMPVPHPLPLSSQLPLGLPYSTPVPCPVVMESGATTAAMTAVIPQMAPAAICPPGLWVTLGSQETMTSAWDQVCHRQNECSEFLQHVSHLGDSVSHSEEEGPQKPQGTPPHGDSSNNHKESHVIPQVMAATEKKDPGKDQVTAALEVDSNHSIKEESVMPQGMSSQENNPSCTQKKYPGIPRKVVGPRDSINHNTKEDSVSPQETAIQVNKTSPILKKYPGILLRRPGLESSLSYKQKEDPKISHETAALGEDNRNCKQEDMITFQQIIPQATGGSPSERKDQVMPQVAGKSQNQKEEPNRFQASPLGKSKSYCVNKCPPKHLPPKQKSKPPQEAKAFESKPPQWIKAFESKPPQGVKAFESKPPQGVKAFESKPPQGLKAFESKPPQGVKAFEFKPPQGVMAFESKSPQELKTFESKPPQGIKALESKSSQGVKAFEFKPPQGLKAFESKSPQGVKAFESKSPQGVKAFESKSPQGVKAFESKLPQGVKAFESKPPQRVKAFESKPPQGAFESKPPQRAKFSEAKQEKAFSHRSQMNWVCPSCKAVNRSWSRGCYKCAKAGAQFQRKYFDPKPTY